In a single window of the Anaerocolumna cellulosilytica genome:
- a CDS encoding GntR family transcriptional regulator, with amino-acid sequence MKISNNSNSLNDVTYNKIRDDIMNMTLEPGTDVSVQKLSERYGVSRTPVREAVVRLQQSGLVEIYPQRKTVVSKIDLQRVREEWFIRNSLESAVVEEFIRKCSELVADTMQELVNKQKKYMKKEHFLDFYCKDNRFHQLIFETAGEELSWYTIEEVTSHYNRIRLLNGKMNGVENMVIDEHEKMVAAARKRDIETMRKVVTEHSNYMIEQVKSMSKQYPHFFQINAAAIRT; translated from the coding sequence TTGAAAATTTCAAATAACAGTAATTCATTGAATGATGTAACCTACAATAAAATAAGGGATGACATCATGAATATGACGCTGGAGCCGGGGACTGATGTCAGTGTGCAGAAACTTTCTGAACGTTATGGTGTCAGTAGAACTCCGGTACGTGAGGCAGTAGTCCGTCTTCAGCAGTCTGGGCTGGTGGAAATTTATCCGCAGCGTAAAACCGTGGTATCAAAAATTGATTTGCAGAGGGTTAGAGAAGAATGGTTTATTCGTAATTCTCTGGAATCGGCTGTAGTGGAAGAATTTATCCGCAAGTGTAGTGAGCTGGTGGCAGACACGATGCAGGAGCTGGTGAATAAGCAGAAAAAATATATGAAAAAGGAACATTTTCTTGATTTTTACTGCAAGGATAACCGCTTTCACCAATTGATTTTTGAGACGGCAGGGGAAGAACTTTCCTGGTATACCATAGAAGAGGTAACTTCCCATTATAACCGCATACGCTTATTAAATGGTAAGATGAATGGTGTGGAGAATATGGTTATTGATGAACATGAAAAAATGGTTGCAGCAGCTCGAAAACGGGATATAGAGACAATGCGTAAGGTTGTAACGGAACACTCTAATTATATGATAGAGCAGGTAAAGAGCATGTCAAAGCAATATCCACATTTTTTTCAGATAAATGCAGCGGCTATAAGGACATAG
- a CDS encoding hydantoinase/oxoprolinase family protein, translating to MGRKVRMGIDVGGTHTKAVAIDNDTHEIIGKSSVKTTHDDKRGVAAGVVKCFQNCLKENNIKPEQVVFVAHSTTQATNALIEGDVARVGIIGMAKGGLEGFLAKRQTNLKNIDLGNNKEINIINSFLNVKKMNGQSVKEVIQGLKNQGAQVIVPSMAFGVDDGRPEKLVYEEAENNGMPTTMASDITKLYGLTRRTRTAAINASILPKMLDTANSTEQSVREAGVNVPLMIMRGDGGVMEIGEMKKRPVLTMLSGPAASVMGSLMYLRASNGVYFEVGGTTTNIGVIKNGRPAIDYSIVGGHPTYINSLDVRVLGVAGGSMVRADKNGIIDVGPRSAHIGGLDYSVFTDADKIKAPKVEFFSPKPGDPADYVAIRLENGERITITNSCAANVLGLVKKEHFSYGNPASARKAMQALADYCGTTVEDIATQIMEKAYAKIEPVILYLAEKYKLEKDQISLVGVGGGAASLIVHFAEKMGLKYNIPENAEVISSIGVALSMVRDAVERIIPSPTKEDISSIKMEAMNKAIESGAMPESIEIHIEIDPQTSKVTAIATGSTEVKTTDLLKECNTEELKEIAAADMRIPTSETRLLEQTRYVYIFGEKNGKGAEGGAIRILDTKGFIKVQRGNAMAVKTTAGEYLMAVKRLWDSMAVYQTELIARPDYYLCIGARVMDFSASDFEQLELLMDIEVSTLEPETEVIIVAANVKQS from the coding sequence ATGGGCAGAAAGGTTCGAATGGGTATAGACGTAGGTGGTACCCATACTAAGGCGGTTGCGATTGATAATGATACCCATGAAATTATAGGAAAATCATCGGTGAAAACAACGCATGATGATAAAAGAGGAGTTGCAGCAGGTGTAGTAAAATGCTTTCAGAATTGTTTGAAAGAAAATAATATAAAACCGGAGCAGGTTGTGTTTGTAGCCCACAGTACAACCCAGGCAACCAATGCACTAATTGAAGGTGATGTAGCCCGAGTGGGGATTATTGGTATGGCAAAAGGCGGATTGGAAGGCTTTTTAGCAAAAAGACAGACCAATTTGAAGAATATAGATTTAGGAAATAATAAGGAAATTAATATAATTAACAGTTTTTTGAATGTTAAAAAGATGAATGGACAATCCGTTAAGGAAGTTATTCAGGGGCTGAAAAACCAGGGAGCACAAGTGATTGTTCCCTCTATGGCGTTTGGTGTAGACGATGGCAGACCTGAAAAACTGGTATATGAAGAAGCAGAAAATAATGGAATGCCAACCACAATGGCTTCTGATATTACGAAACTGTACGGATTGACCAGAAGAACAAGAACAGCAGCTATCAATGCAAGTATACTTCCAAAAATGTTAGATACTGCCAATTCAACGGAACAATCTGTAAGAGAAGCGGGAGTTAATGTTCCCTTAATGATAATGAGGGGGGACGGCGGTGTTATGGAAATTGGCGAAATGAAAAAGCGTCCTGTACTTACCATGCTCTCCGGACCGGCAGCTTCCGTAATGGGTTCCTTAATGTATTTAAGAGCATCCAATGGTGTTTATTTTGAAGTTGGAGGAACTACAACGAATATTGGTGTTATTAAAAATGGCCGTCCGGCTATAGACTACTCAATTGTTGGAGGACACCCCACTTATATTAATTCTCTGGATGTGCGGGTACTTGGTGTTGCCGGAGGTTCTATGGTAAGAGCAGATAAAAACGGAATCATAGATGTAGGACCACGGTCAGCCCATATAGGAGGACTGGATTATTCAGTATTTACCGACGCAGATAAAATAAAAGCACCAAAGGTTGAATTCTTTTCGCCTAAACCTGGTGACCCGGCAGACTATGTAGCCATTCGTCTGGAAAATGGAGAAAGAATAACCATAACCAACTCTTGTGCGGCGAACGTATTAGGCTTAGTAAAGAAAGAGCATTTTTCTTATGGTAACCCTGCGTCAGCTCGCAAGGCCATGCAGGCACTGGCAGATTATTGCGGAACAACCGTTGAAGATATTGCCACGCAGATAATGGAAAAAGCGTATGCGAAGATAGAGCCTGTAATTTTATACCTTGCTGAAAAGTATAAACTAGAGAAAGATCAGATATCTTTAGTTGGCGTAGGTGGAGGTGCAGCATCTCTTATTGTCCACTTTGCAGAAAAGATGGGATTAAAATATAATATCCCTGAGAATGCAGAAGTCATTTCCTCCATCGGAGTTGCCTTATCTATGGTTAGGGATGCAGTAGAACGTATTATTCCGTCACCGACGAAAGAAGACATCAGTTCCATAAAAATGGAAGCAATGAATAAAGCAATTGAAAGCGGAGCAATGCCTGAAAGTATTGAAATTCACATTGAGATTGATCCTCAGACTTCGAAAGTAACAGCGATTGCAACCGGCTCTACTGAAGTGAAAACAACAGATCTGCTCAAAGAGTGCAATACCGAAGAATTAAAGGAGATTGCAGCTGCCGATATGCGTATTCCGACCAGTGAGACAAGGCTACTGGAGCAAACCCGCTATGTGTATATCTTTGGTGAAAAAAACGGAAAAGGCGCGGAAGGGGGAGCCATACGTATTCTGGATACAAAAGGCTTCATAAAAGTGCAAAGAGGAAATGCAATGGCAGTTAAGACTACCGCAGGAGAGTATCTTATGGCAGTAAAAAGGCTTTGGGACAGTATGGCGGTTTATCAGACGGAATTAATTGCAAGACCGGATTATTACTTGTGTATCGGAGCCAGAGTTATGGACTTTTCGGCCTCAGATTTTGAACAGCTGGAATTGTTAATGGATATAGAAGTTTCTACGTTAGAACCGGAGACGGAGGTAATAATTGTCGCAGCTAATGTAAAACAGAGTTAG
- a CDS encoding citrate transporter, giving the protein MEAVNVIIGIIMILSFFGLVWYCVKGYNLMVGFFVMSLFWTALALIGNQITPNSAMEGQSLINVLTNVFQTGPENYGKSILVNVFFGAFFGRVLIDTGIAATLIRKVVELGGDKPRITMSLLCIVTAVIFTSMTGIGPVISIAVIVLPIMLSLGIPSPIAMFSFIGSIMAGIFGNVVNFKQYQAIFETANASYASYDYNEYFPFGMIAMGVSLVVVLVVANIFINKKKTSYAWAATADSGNVSDAPAISWISVILPVIGVVVFKAPIIFGFIFSGLFALLTCGKLKGGFTNIGRMLSKQFSDGAIDVAPMVGFLLTLSMFNNAANYASPYFKILLGGVMPQSALLLCIAFAVLTPLGFFRGPMNLVGCGAAILAVVVSTAAWPVQFLYPLFAITTVGPQHLDVTQSWVAWSFGYTKVSTKDYMKMSIPTGWIIGIILSAIVFILYGSLV; this is encoded by the coding sequence ATGGAAGCTGTTAATGTAATTATTGGTATCATTATGATCCTATCATTCTTTGGATTGGTTTGGTATTGTGTAAAAGGGTACAACCTTATGGTGGGTTTTTTCGTTATGTCGTTATTCTGGACAGCTTTGGCGCTAATCGGAAATCAGATTACACCTAACTCGGCAATGGAAGGACAAAGTTTAATTAATGTATTAACAAATGTTTTTCAAACAGGCCCCGAAAACTATGGTAAATCAATATTGGTTAATGTCTTTTTCGGTGCTTTCTTTGGAAGGGTTTTAATTGATACAGGAATAGCAGCAACCTTAATTCGTAAGGTAGTTGAACTTGGTGGTGATAAACCAAGAATCACCATGTCACTTTTATGTATCGTTACGGCTGTTATTTTTACATCCATGACAGGAATAGGTCCTGTTATATCCATAGCAGTCATCGTGCTGCCAATTATGCTTTCTCTTGGTATTCCCTCACCAATTGCCATGTTTTCTTTTATCGGATCTATTATGGCAGGGATTTTTGGTAATGTTGTTAACTTTAAGCAATATCAGGCAATCTTTGAAACTGCCAATGCGAGCTATGCAAGCTACGATTACAATGAATATTTTCCATTTGGTATGATTGCTATGGGCGTTTCTCTTGTGGTAGTACTAGTTGTAGCAAATATTTTCATAAACAAGAAGAAAACTTCCTATGCTTGGGCAGCGACTGCAGACAGTGGTAATGTGTCCGATGCACCGGCAATATCATGGATTTCTGTTATACTTCCAGTAATTGGTGTTGTAGTATTTAAAGCACCTATTATCTTTGGCTTTATCTTCTCAGGTTTGTTTGCTTTATTGACTTGTGGTAAATTAAAAGGTGGTTTTACGAACATTGGAAGAATGCTTTCCAAGCAGTTCTCTGATGGTGCAATAGATGTAGCTCCAATGGTTGGATTTTTATTAACTTTATCCATGTTTAACAATGCGGCTAATTATGCTTCTCCGTATTTTAAGATTTTACTTGGAGGAGTAATGCCCCAAAGTGCCTTATTATTATGTATTGCATTTGCAGTATTAACCCCACTTGGTTTCTTTAGAGGACCAATGAACTTAGTTGGATGCGGTGCTGCAATCCTTGCGGTGGTTGTATCAACAGCAGCATGGCCGGTGCAATTCTTATATCCTTTATTTGCAATAACGACAGTTGGACCTCAGCATTTAGATGTGACGCAGTCATGGGTTGCCTGGAGTTTTGGTTATACGAAAGTATCTACTAAGGATTATATGAAGATGTCCATTCCTACCGGTTGGATTATTGGTATCATTCTTAGCGCTATAGTATTTATACTATATGGCAGTTTAGTATGA
- a CDS encoding hemerythrin domain-containing protein, whose protein sequence is MNSIEIMIEEHKYIKRMLAVVRKACYGILKGEPINYEHFEEMIDFIRSYADQHHHGKEEKLLFKEMQTHLGKIGENLITHGMLVEHDFGRLYIADLVDALKRVQEGDEESKLDVIANAVGYTHLLTRHIAKEDEVVYTFGGKQLPPEVLTEVNEKTDEFEEVARVKGIQDKYITLVNKLEKEYGI, encoded by the coding sequence TTGAATAGTATTGAGATTATGATAGAGGAGCACAAGTATATAAAGCGTATGCTTGCTGTAGTCCGTAAAGCTTGTTATGGCATTTTAAAAGGTGAACCCATTAACTACGAGCATTTTGAAGAGATGATTGATTTTATTAGAAGCTATGCAGACCAGCATCACCATGGCAAGGAAGAGAAACTGTTGTTTAAAGAAATGCAAACCCATCTTGGTAAGATTGGTGAGAATCTAATAACCCATGGCATGCTGGTAGAACACGATTTTGGAAGGCTTTATATTGCTGATTTGGTTGATGCTTTAAAACGTGTACAAGAAGGGGATGAAGAAAGTAAACTGGATGTAATTGCTAATGCAGTAGGCTATACGCATCTCTTAACCCGTCATATTGCCAAAGAGGATGAAGTGGTTTATACGTTCGGAGGAAAGCAACTGCCACCAGAAGTTTTAACAGAAGTAAATGAAAAAACAGACGAATTTGAAGAAGTTGCAAGAGTTAAAGGTATCCAGGATAAATACATCACGTTAGTTAATAAACTGGAAAAGGAATACGGAATATAA
- the hcp gene encoding hydroxylamine reductase — MENAMFCYQCQETAGCTGCTKFGVCGKSPDLARMQDLLIYTTKGLSEVTTKLRAEGQTIGGDINHLITLNLFTTITNANFDDKVFYDRVKATLNAKRELAAKLSNKEGLSEAALWDAQTDAEYDAKSGTVGVLATENEDVRSLRELITYGLKGLSAYVKHALALGFDNESIHVFMQSALAKTLDNSLTADELVALTLETGKVGVDGMALLDEANTTSYGHPELTKVNIGVRNNPGILISGHDLKDLERLLEQTEGTGVDVYTHSEMLPAHYYPAFKKYSHFVGNYGNAWWKQAEEFEAFNGPILMTTNCIVPPKASYKERLYTTGAAGFVGCAHIPGESGDKKDFTQLIEHAKKCSAPTELETGEIIGGFAHNQVFALADKVVEAVKSGAIKKFFVMAGCDGRAKSRNYYTDFAKALPNDTVILTAGCAKYKYNKLPLGDIGGIPRVLDAGQCNDSYSLALIALKLKEVFELDDINKLPLAFNIAWYEQKAVIVLLSLLYLGVKNIHLGPTLPAFLSPNVAKVLVENFGIAGIGTVEDDIKLFMA, encoded by the coding sequence ATGGAAAATGCAATGTTTTGCTACCAATGTCAAGAAACAGCCGGATGTACTGGATGTACAAAATTCGGTGTCTGCGGTAAGTCGCCTGATCTTGCCAGAATGCAGGATTTATTAATTTATACAACAAAGGGTCTTTCAGAAGTAACTACAAAACTTAGAGCAGAAGGACAGACAATTGGTGGTGATATCAATCATCTCATTACTTTAAACTTATTTACAACTATAACAAACGCAAACTTTGATGACAAGGTTTTTTATGATAGAGTAAAAGCGACCCTGAATGCAAAAAGAGAATTAGCAGCAAAGCTTTCTAACAAAGAAGGCTTATCAGAAGCAGCCCTTTGGGATGCACAGACAGACGCTGAATATGATGCAAAATCTGGAACAGTAGGGGTACTTGCTACGGAGAACGAAGACGTAAGATCTTTAAGAGAATTAATTACTTATGGATTAAAAGGACTTTCAGCTTATGTAAAACATGCTTTGGCACTTGGTTTTGACAACGAATCCATCCATGTATTTATGCAGAGCGCATTAGCTAAAACTTTAGATAATAGTTTAACAGCAGATGAATTAGTGGCCCTTACTCTGGAAACAGGTAAGGTGGGTGTTGATGGTATGGCATTATTGGATGAAGCCAATACAACCTCTTACGGTCATCCTGAACTTACTAAGGTTAATATCGGTGTAAGAAATAATCCTGGTATTTTAATTTCCGGACATGATTTAAAAGATTTGGAAAGATTATTAGAGCAGACAGAAGGAACAGGCGTAGATGTATATACTCACTCTGAAATGCTTCCTGCACACTACTATCCTGCATTTAAGAAATACAGCCACTTTGTAGGTAACTATGGTAATGCATGGTGGAAACAAGCAGAAGAATTTGAAGCTTTTAACGGACCAATCTTAATGACTACGAACTGTATCGTTCCTCCAAAAGCAAGCTATAAAGAAAGATTATACACTACCGGAGCGGCAGGTTTTGTAGGATGTGCTCATATTCCTGGTGAAAGCGGAGATAAGAAAGATTTTACCCAGCTAATAGAACACGCTAAAAAATGCAGTGCACCTACTGAGCTTGAAACAGGAGAAATCATTGGTGGATTTGCACATAATCAGGTATTTGCTTTAGCTGACAAGGTTGTGGAAGCAGTTAAGAGTGGAGCGATTAAGAAATTCTTTGTAATGGCAGGTTGTGATGGAAGAGCAAAATCCAGAAATTACTACACTGATTTTGCAAAAGCACTTCCAAATGATACGGTTATTTTAACAGCAGGCTGTGCAAAATATAAATATAACAAACTTCCATTAGGAGATATCGGCGGTATTCCAAGAGTACTTGATGCAGGTCAGTGTAACGATTCTTACTCTTTAGCTTTAATTGCCTTAAAATTAAAAGAAGTATTTGAGTTAGATGATATTAATAAACTACCTTTAGCATTTAATATTGCTTGGTATGAACAGAAAGCAGTTATCGTACTGTTATCCCTTCTTTACTTAGGTGTAAAGAACATACACTTAGGACCAACTTTACCTGCCTTCCTTTCACCAAATGTGGCTAAGGTATTAGTTGAAAACTTTGGTATTGCAGGTATCGGAACAGTAGAAGACGACATTAAGTTATTTATGGCTTAA
- a CDS encoding SAM-dependent methyltransferase encodes MFDNFFIEYLSNIIPVAFNLQIEDETRKVGNGEAEFTIMIKKPISKTELLTSTSLALGEAYMRGEIDVDKDLYEVLNLFLGEMGKFTTNKSKLKSLLFTATSKANQKKEVSSHYDIGNEFYRLWLDETMSYSCGYFKEEKNTLYEAQMNKIHHILDKLHLEEGMTLLDIGCGWGALLIEAAKKYGIKGTGITLSQEQHAKFKERIQEEGLTQLLDVRIMDYRDLIKSELTFDRIVSVGMLEHVGRKNYDLFIKNADAVLKEKGLFLLHSITALKEHPGDAWIKKYIFPGGTVPSLREILQLMPEYRFYILDVESLRRHYNRTLLCWRSRFVEHREEIVTLMGEEFTRMWELYLASCAATFNNGIIDLHQILLSKGANNELPMIRVV; translated from the coding sequence ATGTTTGATAATTTTTTCATTGAGTACTTATCAAATATTATACCGGTCGCATTTAACTTACAAATAGAGGATGAAACCCGAAAGGTTGGCAATGGGGAAGCAGAATTTACAATAATGATAAAGAAGCCTATCAGTAAGACGGAGCTTTTAACCAGTACTTCCTTAGCACTAGGAGAAGCCTATATGCGGGGAGAGATTGATGTCGATAAAGATTTATATGAAGTTTTGAATCTGTTTTTGGGGGAAATGGGGAAATTCACTACCAACAAATCAAAACTAAAGAGTCTTCTCTTTACAGCAACCAGTAAAGCAAACCAGAAAAAAGAAGTATCGTCCCATTATGATATTGGCAATGAATTTTATAGGTTGTGGCTGGATGAGACTATGAGCTACTCCTGTGGTTATTTTAAAGAAGAGAAGAATACCCTTTATGAAGCCCAAATGAATAAAATACATCATATTCTGGATAAATTGCATTTAGAAGAAGGGATGACTTTACTAGACATCGGTTGCGGCTGGGGTGCTTTGTTAATAGAAGCAGCTAAAAAATATGGTATAAAGGGTACGGGTATCACATTAAGTCAGGAGCAGCACGCAAAGTTTAAGGAACGTATTCAGGAAGAAGGACTGACACAGCTTTTGGATGTAAGAATCATGGATTATAGGGATTTGATTAAGTCAGAACTTACCTTTGACCGGATTGTCAGTGTAGGAATGTTAGAACACGTCGGTAGAAAGAACTATGATTTATTTATAAAAAATGCAGATGCTGTTTTAAAAGAAAAAGGACTTTTTTTGCTTCATTCCATCACTGCCCTGAAAGAGCATCCGGGAGATGCTTGGATTAAAAAATATATATTTCCAGGGGGAACGGTACCAAGCCTACGGGAAATATTACAGTTAATGCCGGAGTATCGTTTTTATATTTTAGATGTAGAAAGTCTTAGGAGGCATTATAACAGGACTCTTCTTTGCTGGCGCAGCCGCTTTGTAGAACACAGGGAAGAGATAGTTACACTGATGGGTGAGGAATTCACAAGAATGTGGGAGCTTTATCTAGCTTCCTGTGCAGCAACCTTTAACAACGGAATCATAGATCTTCATCAGATATTACTGTCAAAGGGTGCTAATAATGAATTACCTATGATAAGGGTAGTGTGA